Within the Salinibacterium sp. TMP30 genome, the region GTCATGAGTCGGATCGCTGTTGTTCCTGGGTCCTTTGACCCTGTCACTTTGGGCCACCTAGATGTGATTGAGCGGGCAGCGAAAACCTTTGACGAAGTGCACGTTGTTGTCGTGCACAATCCCGGAAAGACCGCACTCTTGCCTATTGCACAGCGCGTCTCCCTCATTGAGCACGCGATCGCTGACGCTCGACTCGCCGGCAACATCCGGGTCACGAGCTGGAGCATGGGGCTGCTCGTCGATTACTGCACCGAGGTTGGTGCGAGTGTGATTGTCAAGGGCATCCGTTCGCAAGTGGATGTCGCCTATGAAACGCCCATGGCGATCGTGAACCGCGATCTTGCTGCAGTCGAGACCATTTTCATGTTGCCGAATCCGGCTCATGCCTACGTCTCGAGTTCGCTTGTGAGGCAAGTTGCAGCGCTTGGCGGCGATGTTGCCCCTTACGTTCCTCGTGCCGTTTCTGATTTCTTGCAGGCGCCTCGCGAATAACACCGGCAGAATGGGTCTATGACTCTTACTCTCGGATACAAAGCCTCAGCCGAACAGTTCGCCCCGCGTGAGCTTGTAGAGATTGCTGTCGCCGCTGAAGCCCACGGCATGGAAAGTGTCGCGGTCAGCGACCACTTTCAGCCGTGGCGTCATGAGGGTGGCCACGCACCATTCTCATTGAGCTGGATGGCGGCAGTGGGGGAACGCACGTCAACAATTCGTATTGGTACGAGTGTGATGACCCCGACCTTCCGCTACAACCCTGCCGTGTTGGCGCAGGCTTTCGCCACGATGGGGTGCCTCTACCCGGGCCGAATCATGTTGGGGGTGGGAACGGGTGAGGCGCTCAATGAGGTCGCGACCGGATTCCGTGGTGCTGGGGCACAGGACTGGCCAGACTTCAAAGAACGATTCGCTCGCCTGCGCGAATCAGTGCGCCTCATGCGTGCGTTGTGGAGCGACGACCGGGTGTCGTTCGAGGGAGACTACTACTCCACTCAGGACGCGAGCATTTATGATCGACCCGATCAGCCCATCCCGATCTACATTGCTGCAGGTGGGCCCATGGTTGCGCGGTATGCGGGGCGTGCGGGTGATGGTTTCATTTGTACCTCGGGTAAGGGCATGGCGCTCTACAACGATCAGCTCATCCCCGCAGTCAAGGAGGGGGCCGAGAAGATGGATCGAAAGTTCGAAGACATCGATCGGATGATCGAAATCAAGCTCTCCTATGACACCGATGCTGAGCTCGCGCTTGAAAACACTCGATTCTGGGCGCCGCTTGCGCTCTCCAAAGAGCAAAAGCACGACATTACTGACCCGATGGAGATGGAGCGGACGGCGGATGCGCTGCCGATCGAGCAGATTGCCTCACGATGGATTGTGGGCAACGACCCCGACAAGGTTGTTGAGGAAATTCGCCCCTATGTGGATGCAGGACTCAACCATTTGGTATTTCATGGGCCGGGTGGCGACCAGCGTCGCTTCCTCGAACTCTTCGAACGCGACATCGCGCCGCGATTGCGGGCGCTCTAGCCCATCCTCGGTGCGCTTGCCGGTGCAGAGCACAACGACCGCCGCCGGGTGTTTCGGCGACGGTCGCGTAGGGCGCTCATCGGATGATGAAGCGCGGGTAGCTCTGTTCCTCGAGTGCTCTGGCATTCGTCAGGCGTTCACGGCGGAGCTGATGTTCGGCCCGAGCGGCAACCGAGAGGGTGGAGCGTGGGTGCCGAGGGCGCCTGCTCCAGGTGATGAGGGCGACACCGAGATGTAGCGCGATTCGGTCGATTGCTCCGACTCGGCGCACACGGCGTTGCGGTTTTGGCGATCAGTTGACTGTTCAGGTGGGTGGTACCGGCGACCAGGTTTGGTCGTCATCGTGTCGTTCATGAGTTTTCTCTTTCACTAACGATGTGCGGCGTGTGGGCGCACTAAAGTGCGACCGGTGTACGCAAAAACTTGACTTCTCGGGTGTGTCGAGCCGGGTGGTGCTCCGTGAGCGCCGCCACCGCCAGAATCGGTCGGCGGAAATCGCTAACCAGTTATGCGGAGAGAGCGCGCGCACGGTGTCGTCCGCGCAACAATAGACAGATGTCTGCATCCGTTTCTGCGCCCCACATTGGTTATGCGGCAATGCTCGAGCGGTTTCATCCGCTCGAGGTGCTGGAGTTTGCTCAGCACGCAGAGTTGCGCGGATTTCGCGGAGTGATGGCCGCCGACCACTATCAGCCGTGGATTCCACAGCAGGGGCAAGCGTCGTTTGTGTGGAATGTGCTGAGCGCGCTTGGCCAGACCACGAGTGGAGACTTGGGCACGGGGGTGACGGCACCGACGTTTCGGTGGCACCCGGCGATGGTCGCGCAGGCATCGGCGACGCTTTCGGCAATGAACCCGGGGCGGCACTGGCTGGGGTTGGGCAGCGGCGAGGCCATCAACGAACATGTGGTTGGTCAGTACTGGCCCGAAGCGCCCGAACGCATCAACAGGATGTTCGAAGCGGTCGACATCATCAAGAAACTATTCGCCTCGGGTCTTTCTGGCAAAGATGTTCGCCATGATGGCCAGTTTTATCGGCTCGAGTCGACCCGGCTGTGGACGATGCCAGAAGTAGCCCCCGAAATCTTGGTGGCTACAGCGGGCCCGGTTGCAGCGAAACGCGCGGGCAAGACTGTCGATGGGCTCATTACGGAGGCCGCGCCGCTGGAGAAAATCGATGTACTCCTCAAGCGATTTGCCGAGGGTGCGCGTGAAGCGGGCCGCGACACCTCCCAGCAGAGCCGTGTGCTGCGGTTGCACCTCAGTTGGGCCGAGACTGACGAACAGGCGATGACGAATGCCCTCACCGAGTGGCCCAATGGCGGCCTGCGATTCGCAAAGAACGACATCCGATCGCCTTTTGAACTCGAACAACTCGCCCGTATGGTGCGCCCCGAAGATTTTGAGGGCCGGATGCCCGTGAGCGCCGACCCCGACGTGCACCGACGGTACATTCAGGGGTATCTCAACGCGGGCTTTGACCGCATCTACCTTCACAATGTTGGCCGCAATCAACGCGAATTTCTGGATGTGTTCGGTCGCAACGTGCTTCCCGCGCTCGTCAAGTAGTGACGGTGGCGGCAATGCCGCACACTAGTAGCGTGAGAATGAGCGTATGGGCTGTGCCCGGCATCCCCGAGATTGTGGCCGGAGTCGACCTCGTCGAGGTGATCGCGACCGCACTCATTGCCGACTCTGGCGACGCCAAGTCTGGTGGTCTTGAGGATGGCGACATCCTGACGGTGACCTCCAAAATCGTGAGCAAAGCTGAGGGCCGCACAGTGCAGGCTGCCGATCGCGAACAGGCCATCACCGACGAGACAGTGCGTGTAGTTGCGTCACGTGAGCACCCGAATGGTGTGACGCGCATCGTTGAGAACCGGCTCGGTTTGGTGATGGCGGCTGCCGGCGTCGACTCAAGCAATACCCCCGATGGCATCGTGTTATTGCTTCCGCTCGACCCGGATGCGACTGCGCGTCGCCTGTGCGCAGGCCTGAGAGACCGTTTTGGCGTTCGCGTCGGTATCGTCATCACTGACACTGTTGGTCGCCCCTGGCGCAGAGGGCAGGCTGATATCGCAATCGGAGCGGCAGGCATCCGTGTGCTTGACGATTTGCGAGGCACTGTTGATGCATCGGGACGGCTGCTCGCAGTGAGTGTGACGGCAGTTGCTGACGAGCTTGCCGCAGCGACCGATCTGGTCAAAGGGAAGGCGGGCGGATTGCCCGTTGCGGTCGTCCGTGGTCTTGGCCATCAACTTGCCGACCTTGATGCTGCTGGTGCGCGTTCACTGGTGCGGATCGGCCCAGACGATATGTTCAGCATGGGCACGAAGGAGGCGTGGATGGCGGGTTTCGATGAAGCCTACGACGACGTTCCGCTAGCGAAAGACACAGCTTTCTAGGAACATTAACAGGCGACCGTCGAGAGACTTGGCCTTACTCTGAGCAGATGGGCATGACGATCACATTTGCGATCTTCGCGATGATGGTCTTCGTGCTGGTCGACCTCGCGCTGATCCCTGAATCGCGGATACAGAATCTCGGTCGAGTCAAGTGGATTCTTGTCGTGATCTTCTTGCCGCTCCTCGGCAGCATTTTCTGGTTGACGATGGGGCGCGAATATGGCCGTCCCGTTGCGGCCACCAGTTCTGATTCGCCCCATAGTGGCGAAACACTCGTGACATCCGACACGAGTGAGACACCAGCGGAGCCTAGCCAGCTCGCCGCCGAGGCCGAGTATTTTCAGAAACAAGAGATGATTCGCGAACTCGAAAGGAAGCTGCGCGAGCGGAAGCAATTGCCGTAGTGCACGAGCGCTGACAGACTCGATGAATGGATGATGTGAGTTCCACACCAATGCCCGATGATGTGTTCCACTATCACTGTGCTGCAATCGTGCGCAGCGTTTCCACTGTGATCGACGGTAAGGCTGATGCCGTTCGACTGGCGCTCACCGTTCTGCTCGCGGAGGGCCATCTTCTCATTGAAGACGTTCCCGGAGTGGGTAAGACGATGCTTGCTCGGGCGCTTGCCCGCAGTGTCGACTGCTCGGTGTCGCGAGTTCAGTTCACGCCCGACCTGCTGCCTGCTGACATCACCGGGGTCTCGGTGTACAACCAGAACACGCGGGAGTTTGAGTTCAAGAAGGGCCCAGTTTTCGCGAACATTGTCATCGGTGACGAGATCAACCGCGCGAGCCCTAAGACTCAGTCTGCGCTTCTCGAGTGCATGGCGGAGTCGAGTGTCACCGTCGATGGTCACACCTATGAACTCACGAGCCCGTTCATTGTTGTTGCAACGCAAAACCCGATCGAGATGGAGGGCACGTATCCATTGCCTGAGGCTCAACGGGATCGCTTTATGGCACGAATTTCGATGGGCTATCCGGATGCCGACGCTGAGTTGGCCATGCTGCGCTCACGCGAACTCACAAGCCCACTCGATTCGGTCACTCCGGTGGTGACGGTAGAGCAGTTGCGCGAGCTGATCGCTACGGTGCGCCGGGTGTTCGTGAGCACTGCGGTTGAGGAATATGCGGTGGCGATTGCTCAGGCCACACGTCGTGACCGTGAAGTGCGTGTTGGTGCAAGCCCCCGAGCGACGCTTCACTTGGTACGCGCGGCCAAGGCACGCGCCGCGATCGATGGCCGTGATTTCGTGCTGCCCGACGATATCGACGCGCTAGCTGTCACTGTTTTGGCGCACCGAATGATTCCTGCTCGACACACGGGCGACACTGCCGCGGTGTTGTCGGGGCATTCAATCGCTGACATAGTTGAGCGAATTGTGGCGGAGACTCCAGTCCCTGTCGTCGCTGTCGCCTCTTAGGGCGCATCTGATGCCCCGCGCACGACTGTGGCGATCGATCCGTGTTGTGGTTGGCAGTGCGCGCCTTACGCGTCGTGGTGGTGTATTTATGGCGCTCGGGGGAGTTGCAATTGTCGCCGGCTTTGCGGCGGGTATGCCGGTGTTGTTATATGTCGGCTGCTTCGCCATCGGACTGCCCGCTGTTGCCACATTTTTTGTTCGTACGCGAGAGTCGGCGCTCACCGTGTCTCGTCGGTTTTCGTTCCCGGTGGTTGAGGCGGGAAGCACTACGGCGGTCACGTTGCGCGTCGACAATCACTCGCGGCGTGCCACTACGAGGGTGCAGTGGCGGGACGGTCTCCCGTGGCGTCCCTGGGTGACAGCCAGTGGGTGGCTTCCCCGGTTGTCGGTGAAAACCCGATTGGCCAGTGATCGAAGTGCTGCACAACTCTCGTACTCATTGACACCAACAAAGCGGGGCATTTTTGAGATCGGCCCGCTCGTTGTTGAGGCCACTGATCCGTTCGAACTGGCGTGGGGGGCGTGGAAGGTTGGCTCTGTTACCTCACTAATTGTGACGCCTCGGGTGGTACCGCTGGCGACTACGGCGCTCATTGCGCAGTCGGGTGATGGCGAGGCACGCGTTGTGCAGCGCCGATCAGCGGGCGACGACGATGATGCGATGACGCGGGAGTATCGTCGGGGCGACGCCATGCGTCGGGTGCATTGGAAGGCATCCGCACGGCACGGCAGCCTCATGGTTCGCCAAGAGGAGCAGCACAGCTATCCCGAGGCGCGCATCATCGTGGATACCCGGCTCGAAGGCTACCCGGATGCCAGTAGGGCTACCGCGCTGCGCGAGGTCGGCGGCACTGTCGTCTCTCCCGCGCACAGTGCGCGCTTCGAGTGGGTCGTGACCATGCTGGCATCGGCGGCAGTTCAATTGCGTCGTGAGGGATTCCTTGTCCAGATCATTGAGACCGGCCAGTCACAACTGACGGATGCCGCCACGTTGCACCGCAGGTCGTCTGCTGAGCAAGAGCTCCTCACCAGGCTCGCGGCTCTGGCCCCGATCGAGATTCCCGCTGAGTGGTGGGGTGAACCGTCTTCGCGTTCGTTTGCACGCGGTCCAGTGATTGCTCTGGTTGCTAATCCTGAGCCGGCGACCGTCGATTTTTTGCTGAGTCAGACGACGAGCAATGTAGTCGCGGTTGCGTTTGTGGTTGAGACCACGTCTGGCTTTGGTGATCGAGAACGTTTTGGCTCGGCACAGCGCCCACCTCTGGCGGAGGAGCTGCGCGCAGCAGGCTGGAAGGTCATTTCGGCGCAGTCTTTCGACGATGTCGCGGATGTGTGGAACCTGTTTGTCGCGGAATCGAGGGTAGCCCGTGAGCGCCACTGAGGTAGCACGGTCGACGAGTGTCGAACGTCACACTGAAGGGGTGCGTGCGTGGTCCTTGGCGGGCGTCATGGCGCTGGCGGTAGGAGTTGCAGCGAGCAGCCTGGGTGCAGTACTCACTGAGGGCGCCTGGTGGTTTCCCTTCATGGCCGTAGTTCTGGTGACATTGGCAACAGCCACCGCTGTTCGGCGCATCCGACAGCGGGCGATTCTGGGTTCAGTGGCCGCATTCGTTGC harbors:
- the coaD gene encoding pantetheine-phosphate adenylyltransferase; translation: MSRIAVVPGSFDPVTLGHLDVIERAAKTFDEVHVVVVHNPGKTALLPIAQRVSLIEHAIADARLAGNIRVTSWSMGLLVDYCTEVGASVIVKGIRSQVDVAYETPMAIVNRDLAAVETIFMLPNPAHAYVSSSLVRQVAALGGDVAPYVPRAVSDFLQAPRE
- the fgd gene encoding glucose-6-phosphate dehydrogenase (coenzyme-F420), whose protein sequence is MTLTLGYKASAEQFAPRELVEIAVAAEAHGMESVAVSDHFQPWRHEGGHAPFSLSWMAAVGERTSTIRIGTSVMTPTFRYNPAVLAQAFATMGCLYPGRIMLGVGTGEALNEVATGFRGAGAQDWPDFKERFARLRESVRLMRALWSDDRVSFEGDYYSTQDASIYDRPDQPIPIYIAAGGPMVARYAGRAGDGFICTSGKGMALYNDQLIPAVKEGAEKMDRKFEDIDRMIEIKLSYDTDAELALENTRFWAPLALSKEQKHDITDPMEMERTADALPIEQIASRWIVGNDPDKVVEEIRPYVDAGLNHLVFHGPGGDQRRFLELFERDIAPRLRAL
- a CDS encoding TIGR03557 family F420-dependent LLM class oxidoreductase gives rise to the protein MSASVSAPHIGYAAMLERFHPLEVLEFAQHAELRGFRGVMAADHYQPWIPQQGQASFVWNVLSALGQTTSGDLGTGVTAPTFRWHPAMVAQASATLSAMNPGRHWLGLGSGEAINEHVVGQYWPEAPERINRMFEAVDIIKKLFASGLSGKDVRHDGQFYRLESTRLWTMPEVAPEILVATAGPVAAKRAGKTVDGLITEAAPLEKIDVLLKRFAEGAREAGRDTSQQSRVLRLHLSWAETDEQAMTNALTEWPNGGLRFAKNDIRSPFELEQLARMVRPEDFEGRMPVSADPDVHRRYIQGYLNAGFDRIYLHNVGRNQREFLDVFGRNVLPALVK
- the cofE gene encoding coenzyme F420-0:L-glutamate ligase, which gives rise to MSVWAVPGIPEIVAGVDLVEVIATALIADSGDAKSGGLEDGDILTVTSKIVSKAEGRTVQAADREQAITDETVRVVASREHPNGVTRIVENRLGLVMAAAGVDSSNTPDGIVLLLPLDPDATARRLCAGLRDRFGVRVGIVITDTVGRPWRRGQADIAIGAAGIRVLDDLRGTVDASGRLLAVSVTAVADELAAATDLVKGKAGGLPVAVVRGLGHQLADLDAAGARSLVRIGPDDMFSMGTKEAWMAGFDEAYDDVPLAKDTAF
- a CDS encoding PLD nuclease N-terminal domain-containing protein; amino-acid sequence: MTITFAIFAMMVFVLVDLALIPESRIQNLGRVKWILVVIFLPLLGSIFWLTMGREYGRPVAATSSDSPHSGETLVTSDTSETPAEPSQLAAEAEYFQKQEMIRELERKLRERKQLP
- a CDS encoding MoxR family ATPase encodes the protein MPDDVFHYHCAAIVRSVSTVIDGKADAVRLALTVLLAEGHLLIEDVPGVGKTMLARALARSVDCSVSRVQFTPDLLPADITGVSVYNQNTREFEFKKGPVFANIVIGDEINRASPKTQSALLECMAESSVTVDGHTYELTSPFIVVATQNPIEMEGTYPLPEAQRDRFMARISMGYPDADAELAMLRSRELTSPLDSVTPVVTVEQLRELIATVRRVFVSTAVEEYAVAIAQATRRDREVRVGASPRATLHLVRAAKARAAIDGRDFVLPDDIDALAVTVLAHRMIPARHTGDTAAVLSGHSIADIVERIVAETPVPVVAVAS
- a CDS encoding DUF58 domain-containing protein, with the translated sequence MPRARLWRSIRVVVGSARLTRRGGVFMALGGVAIVAGFAAGMPVLLYVGCFAIGLPAVATFFVRTRESALTVSRRFSFPVVEAGSTTAVTLRVDNHSRRATTRVQWRDGLPWRPWVTASGWLPRLSVKTRLASDRSAAQLSYSLTPTKRGIFEIGPLVVEATDPFELAWGAWKVGSVTSLIVTPRVVPLATTALIAQSGDGEARVVQRRSAGDDDDAMTREYRRGDAMRRVHWKASARHGSLMVRQEEQHSYPEARIIVDTRLEGYPDASRATALREVGGTVVSPAHSARFEWVVTMLASAAVQLRREGFLVQIIETGQSQLTDAATLHRRSSAEQELLTRLAALAPIEIPAEWWGEPSSRSFARGPVIALVANPEPATVDFLLSQTTSNVVAVAFVVETTSGFGDRERFGSAQRPPLAEELRAAGWKVISAQSFDDVADVWNLFVAESRVARERH